The following are encoded in a window of Bacillus sp. es.036 genomic DNA:
- a CDS encoding EthD family reductase, whose product MVKVIALYKQPENAQKFDEHYFNTHAPITAKIPGLKKMEVTKIVGSPMGKSDYYLMCEMYYEDHESMKAGMKSQEGKASGKDLMSFAGDLVTLMIGEEVGETADTK is encoded by the coding sequence ATGGTTAAAGTGATCGCATTGTATAAACAGCCGGAGAACGCCCAGAAATTCGATGAGCATTATTTTAATACGCACGCCCCAATTACAGCTAAAATCCCTGGACTGAAGAAAATGGAAGTGACAAAGATTGTTGGCTCACCTATGGGAAAAAGTGACTATTATTTGATGTGTGAAATGTACTATGAAGATCATGAATCGATGAAAGCCGGAATGAAATCTCAAGAAGGCAAGGCTTCAGGTAAAGATCTAATGAGTTTTGCTGGCGATCTTGTAACACTAATGATTGGTGAAGAAGTTGGAGAAACAGCAGATACAAAATAA
- a CDS encoding enoyl-CoA hydratase-related protein: MFETIEYEVKDRVSWIRLNRPNKLNAFTFKMNQEITEAMKLANNDNEARCVVITGNGRAFCSGQDLGSVEEGVDHGEMLRAAYNPMVKEITSSSKPVIAAVNGVAAGAGMSLALACDFRLAHENASFIEAFVHVGLVPDSGSTYFLPRLIGHAKALELALLGDKVSAPDAKHLGLVTQIFSNEQWEKGINQFANRLASLPPKAVSLIKQSLLRSWDSTLDEVLEMEAVAQAEAGQTKDHKEGLRAFTEKRKPVFQGS, from the coding sequence ATGTTTGAAACGATTGAATATGAAGTAAAGGATCGCGTAAGTTGGATTCGGTTAAATCGACCGAATAAATTGAATGCGTTTACATTTAAAATGAATCAAGAAATAACGGAAGCGATGAAGCTAGCGAATAACGATAATGAAGCTCGCTGTGTGGTGATCACAGGTAATGGAAGAGCTTTTTGCTCAGGTCAGGATTTAGGTAGCGTTGAAGAAGGTGTGGATCATGGTGAAATGCTAAGGGCTGCTTATAATCCGATGGTAAAAGAAATTACCTCATCATCTAAACCGGTCATCGCTGCAGTTAACGGTGTAGCGGCTGGTGCAGGCATGAGTCTTGCTCTTGCGTGTGATTTTCGATTAGCTCATGAGAACGCTAGCTTTATTGAAGCATTTGTTCATGTTGGTCTTGTGCCTGATTCTGGGAGTACCTATTTCCTTCCACGTCTTATCGGTCATGCAAAAGCGCTAGAACTTGCTCTACTTGGAGACAAAGTAAGTGCTCCAGATGCTAAGCACCTTGGTCTTGTGACGCAAATTTTCTCTAATGAACAGTGGGAGAAAGGGATTAATCAATTTGCAAATCGTCTAGCAAGCCTTCCCCCAAAAGCGGTATCTCTCATTAAACAGAGTTTACTTCGAAGCTGGGATAGTACCCTTGATGAGGTGCTTGAAATGGAAGCTGTTGCGCAGGCCGAAGCTGGTCAAACGAAAGATCATAAGGAAGGGCTTCGAGCATTTACTGAGAAACGTAAACCAGTTTTCCAGGGGAGTTAA
- a CDS encoding enoyl-CoA hydratase-related protein, producing MSVVTYEVKNHVGYVTLNRPEVLNCFNYETLSVLQGIIDDIYSDREVRAVIFFGAGEKAFSAGADLKERRTLSDSEVRRNVKKIREVFSSVESLPQPTIAALNGFAFGGGFELALACDFRYAVEGTKMGLTETSLGIIPGAGGTQRLPRLIGTAKAMELVLTARKLTSEEAYENGILNGVVTREDLLKKCEELAQEICKNAPIAVQQAKFAVREGMNVDRHTGMAIESKAYEVTIPTNDRLEALDAFAEKRKPIFKGE from the coding sequence ATGTCAGTTGTTACATATGAAGTAAAAAACCATGTTGGATACGTAACTTTAAATCGACCAGAAGTTCTAAACTGTTTTAATTACGAAACCCTTTCAGTACTGCAGGGAATTATTGACGATATTTATTCAGATCGCGAGGTTCGTGCCGTTATTTTTTTTGGAGCTGGTGAAAAGGCTTTCAGCGCAGGAGCTGATTTGAAAGAAAGAAGAACACTCTCTGACAGTGAAGTCCGCCGCAACGTAAAAAAAATCCGAGAAGTGTTTTCTTCTGTTGAATCACTTCCTCAGCCAACAATCGCAGCATTGAATGGGTTTGCTTTTGGTGGAGGTTTTGAGCTTGCTCTTGCATGTGATTTCCGCTATGCCGTCGAAGGCACAAAGATGGGCTTAACCGAAACAAGTCTAGGTATCATACCTGGGGCGGGAGGAACTCAGCGTTTACCTCGTCTAATTGGCACAGCGAAAGCGATGGAATTGGTGTTAACAGCACGAAAACTAACATCAGAAGAGGCTTACGAAAATGGTATTCTAAACGGTGTCGTAACACGTGAAGACTTGCTTAAAAAATGTGAAGAGTTAGCACAAGAAATCTGTAAAAATGCTCCAATTGCTGTGCAGCAGGCGAAGTTTGCTGTCCGAGAAGGTATGAATGTGGATCGTCATACAGGAATGGCAATTGAATCGAAAGCTTATGAAGTAACAATCCCAACGAATGACCGTCTTGAAGCATTGGATGCCTTTGCAGAAAAAAGGAAACCAATTTTTAAAGGGGAGTAG
- the paaX gene encoding phenylacetic acid degradation operon negative regulatory protein PaaX encodes MSESLNTRSMIFTLYGEYVRHYGNDIWIGSLIRLLKEFGHNDQSVRAAISRMSKQGWVEARKEGNKSFYYLTERGIRRMDEAAERIFKLRPAEWDGRWRMFLYTIPEEKRHIRDELRKELVWSGFGSSSASLWLSPNHLEEQVKWLIDKYEINDYVHFFVADYKGPHENYALVNECWDLNEISNRYREFIKMYSERYVIDRSKIEKGKMSDGDCFVERAKLVHEYRKFLFIDPGLPSQLLPDEWPGEHAAMLFSDYYKTLAKPASRFFEEVFREGNELKNKDNEYDALQHPLLSDRS; translated from the coding sequence ATGAGCGAATCTTTGAATACACGCTCCATGATTTTCACATTGTATGGAGAGTATGTTAGACACTATGGAAATGATATTTGGATTGGTAGTTTGATTCGTCTTCTAAAAGAGTTTGGGCACAATGATCAATCTGTTCGAGCGGCGATTTCACGAATGAGTAAGCAGGGCTGGGTGGAAGCAAGGAAAGAAGGAAATAAGAGTTTCTACTATTTAACAGAACGTGGGATTAGGAGAATGGATGAGGCGGCTGAGAGAATATTTAAGCTCCGGCCAGCAGAATGGGATGGAAGATGGCGTATGTTTCTTTATACGATTCCTGAAGAGAAGCGACATATTCGAGATGAGCTACGTAAAGAGCTTGTTTGGAGCGGGTTCGGCAGTTCATCCGCTAGCTTATGGCTTTCACCTAATCACCTTGAAGAACAGGTGAAATGGCTGATCGATAAGTATGAAATTAATGACTACGTTCATTTCTTTGTTGCTGATTATAAAGGTCCACACGAAAACTATGCCCTCGTCAATGAATGCTGGGATTTGAATGAAATAAGCAATCGATACCGTGAGTTTATTAAAATGTATAGTGAGCGTTATGTTATCGATCGTAGTAAAATTGAAAAAGGGAAAATGAGTGATGGCGACTGTTTTGTAGAACGCGCTAAGCTCGTTCATGAGTACCGGAAGTTTCTATTTATTGATCCAGGTCTTCCATCACAACTATTACCTGACGAATGGCCTGGCGAGCATGCAGCCATGTTATTTAGCGATTACTATAAAACCCTTGCGAAACCAGCTTCACGTTTTTTTGAAGAAGTTTTTCGAGAAGGAAATGAACTGAAAAATAAAGATAATGAGTATGATGCGCTCCAGCATCCTTTGTTATCTGACAGGTCATAG
- a CDS encoding gamma carbonic anhydrase family protein, which translates to MLFSYNGLTPDLAEDVYVAPGAKIIGDVTIGEKSTVWFNAVLRGDEAPITIGKGCNIQDNCTCHLFEGFPLVLEDEVSVGHNAILHGCTIRNGALIGMGAIVLDGAEIGEGSLIGANTLIASGKKIPPHSMVLGSPGKVIRQLTEKDKELITLTIETYKTKGEEFKNQVHEVLR; encoded by the coding sequence ATGTTATTTTCGTATAATGGTTTAACACCAGATCTTGCGGAAGATGTGTACGTAGCTCCAGGCGCCAAAATTATTGGGGATGTCACAATTGGAGAAAAATCGACCGTATGGTTTAATGCCGTTTTAAGAGGGGATGAAGCACCAATCACAATTGGAAAAGGGTGCAATATCCAGGACAATTGTACGTGCCATTTGTTTGAAGGGTTCCCACTTGTGTTAGAAGACGAAGTATCTGTTGGCCATAATGCGATTCTACATGGCTGTACGATTCGTAATGGAGCATTAATCGGTATGGGAGCAATCGTACTTGACGGGGCTGAGATTGGTGAAGGTTCGCTAATAGGGGCAAATACGCTGATCGCATCTGGTAAAAAGATTCCACCACATTCTATGGTTCTCGGCTCTCCAGGAAAAGTAATCAGGCAATTAACAGAGAAAGACAAGGAACTCATCACCTTAACGATTGAAACGTATAAAACAAAGGGAGAAGAATTTAAAAATCAGGTACATGAAGTGCTCAGATAA